From Phycisphaerae bacterium:
GTGCGCCTGGTCACGTAGAAGCTGTAGGCCCCTTCATCCGGTAACGGCTCGCCGAAGTGCCGCCGCACCATCCAATACGCTGGAAGCAGGTTAACGCGGTTCCTCACCAGGATCCATCGACCGGTCAGCTTCCGCGTGACCAGGCACGGCAGGCACACGGCGTGGCCAATCTCCATCGTCGCCAGCGCCCGCGCGGAAAAATAATCCCACTGCCGTTCCACCTCGAAACCGACCCGCTCCAGCCGTTCCCGCCAGACCGACGGGCTGTCACAGTGCACGTGCCGCGAAATGCGGTTGAAGAAACGTCCGTACCACTGCGATGCCGTTCGCATCCGCAGCGAACTGAGGACGCGCGAGCCCAGCAGGAGCCGGGCGAACCGATGGTTCGGCACGCAGAACACGAAACGCCCCTTCGGCTGAATGACCCGGGCGATCTCGCGTAACGCGCCTTCCACGTCGGCGATGTGCTCGAGCACCGAGTTGCTGATCACCGAGGCGAAGGACCGGTCCGCAAAGGGCATCGCGACGGCATCGGCGCACACCGCCAAACGGTAGACCAAGCGGCGGCGGGCCTCCCGCACCATCACCGGTGAGGGATCGAGGCCGACGGCCACCGGCCGATCGAACGCCACCGACGCAAAGTGCCCGTCGCCGGAGCCGACGTCGAGCATCGGCTCCGGCAGCGCCAGTCGTCGGACAAAACACGCCTCAACCGACCGTAGTATCGCCCGGAAGTACGGCACGTCCTGAAGGTGTCGCCAGAGAATCTCCAGCGGGTACTCCGTCTCCAATTACCGTCTCTCCTGCAGCAGGTGCTCGAACAGCGTCTCGTACCGTGCCGCCACCGCCTGCGGGTCGTATCGCCCAAAAACGCCGCTCGGGGGACAAAGAGGGCGAGGCAGCGCCAGCAGTTCCAGAACCGCCGCCGCCAGGGCGTCGCCGTCGCCGGTCGGTACGACTCGCCCCATCCCGGTGCTCGCCACCGGCGTCCGGACTCCCGGCAGGTCCGAAACCGCCACCGGCACCCCGTGCATCATCGCCTCGATCTGCACCAGCCCAAAAGACTCGGTGGAATTCAGGCTCGGAACGACCAGCACGTCGACGTGGCGGTAGAACGCCGCCATCCGGCACGGGTCGAGCACGCCGAGAAACCGCCAGTGTCCAGCCGCCTCCAGCTCGCGGATGCGCGGCATCAGCCGATCGGCGTAGGCCTGCTCTCCGAGAACGTTCCGGTGCTGTCCCGCAAACAGCACGATCGCCCGTGGATACTTTGCCAGAATGCGCGGCAACGCGGCGAGCAGGACCTCGACCCCCTTCTCCGAGGCCAGCCGGGCCGCCATCGCCAGCACCGGCCCGCGTGACGAATCCAGACCGTGCTCCATCCGGAACCGCGCCGCCTCCTGGTCCGTCACCGTCGGCAGCGCGACGGGAGGATCGATCAGGACGGTCTTGGAGTTCCACCGGCTCAGGAAGCCGGAATGCCGCCGGTAATCGTCGGTATAGGTGACGATGCGGTCGGCGCACCGGCCGGCCACGAAATTTGCCGCCCGCACGACCCGCCCAGCCGCACGGTTGAACCATCCCGGCGGCAACTGGAGGTCGCAGTGAAACGTCAGCACACTCGGCCGGCCCGATAACCAGGCCCGCAGGGCGATCCCCGCCGCGTCAAACTGGGGCAGATGCAGGTGCACCACGTCGTGAGCCAGGACCATCCTCGTGGCCCACATCCCGATCGTGGGCATGATGACCCCTTTGCTCACCCGCGCGACCACCGGCACCCTCCGCACGCGAACGCCGTTTTCCATCGCGTCCCGCGGCAGGGTCGAGTCCCACTGCGACGTCAGTACGGTCACGGCATGGCCTCCGGCCGCCAGGGCCTCGGCGAGCCGCTGGGCGTAGACGGTGACGCCGCTGACGTGCGGCCGATAGTAGGTGAGAGCCGTGAGAATGCGCATCGCTTTACCCGGTAGCATACCGGCCCTATCGTTCAGCGTCAAAAGCTGTTCGCTGCAAGTTAAGCCTCCAACCGCTTTCTCCGATATCCACCGTAACGTGCACCGTCCGCCGCAGCGAGGCCCGGTCATCTCTTGAGAAGGGGCGGGCGAGTGCCGCGGAGCGCTGCGGCCAAGAGAACGGCTGCGGTCTGAGGCACAGTGAAAACGAGGAGGCAGCAGAGCGTCGCGGGTGACGCGGTGCGCAGGGTGACGCCGCGTCGGTTATCGGACGACCGCGACGGTCGCTGGCATTTCACGTAATGGCCAAACCAAAGGCTGGAACAGGATGGAGCGGCTGGCCCCGCACAGCGATTCTCATGCTGGTGGTTGGCTGGCCGGGCGCCGCGTTCGGCACCGATGGGATCGAGCCCATCGACGTCAGTACGCAGGCGCGCTGCCGCGGCGGCGCGGACGTCGCGGTGGGCGACTCGGCGCTCTCGCAAATCGAAAACCCGGCGAACCTGGCGCACCATCACGAGTACCGGCTGGACTTTTCAGCCCAAGCCACGTTTCCCAAGTGCCACTGGTCCAGTCCGGTGGACTCCGCCGCCTCCGAGGTCGACGTGGTTCCCCTGGGCAATCTGGGTCTGGCCGTTCCGGTGGACGACCGGCTGACCCTCGGACTCGGCCTGCACTCCAAGGCCGGCCTCTCGTCCAGCTATCACCTGCGCCACTGGCTGCTTCCGTTCTTCGACCGGAGGGTCAGTTCGGACCTGAAGGACATGAGCATCACCGGCAACGTCGGGTATCGCCTGACGGACAAGCTCTCGATCGGCGCCGGACTGCGGGCGGAGGTCGCCACGGCGGAATTCAACGTCGTGCTCGGACCGGCCGGCGTGCACCTGGGCCGCGGATACGCCTACGGCATGGGCTTCCAGACCGGACTGCACTACCAGGCGCGGGAGGATCTGGCGTTCGGCCTGGCCTACCGCTCGCCCACGTGGTTCACCGACATGTCGGGCGGCAGCGCCAAGGCGTCACTGTTCGGCCTTGTGCCGCTCGATCTGGGCAACGTCAACCTGGACGAGTTCCGAATGCCCCAGAAGGTCACCGCCGGCGTGGCGTGGGACGCCACCGACTGGCTCAAGCTGGTGGGCGAGGCCCGCTGGATCGACTACTCCTCCAGCTCGATGAATTCCGTCACGGTCGCCACCGACGGCTGGGTGGACCTTCGGGTCCCCTTCCCGATGGGCTATCGCGACCAGTGGGTGTTCATCGCCGGCGCCGAGTTCGCCCTGGACGAGCGCTGGACGCTGGGACTTGGCTACAACTTTTGCACCGAGACCGTGCCCGCCTCGAACCTCGTGCCGATCGGTTCGGTGATCGCCCAACACAACATGACGGTCGGGCTGCGGTACGACACCGGCACGTGGTGGGTCGGCGGAGGCTATATCCTCGGCTTCCCCATCACCGTCCGGAACGACGGTCCCAGCCGGATCCCGCTGGGGATCGACTACGGGTACAGCTCCTTCGAGCACGTCCAGCAGAGCCTCTTCTTCGGACTTGGTTACAGGTGGTAGGAGCGCGGGCCAGATGGAAACGGTATACGGACGCTTGAGGACGAAGCTGAACCAGGTGGTGGATTCCTACATCCCCGAAAAGATCCGCGTCACCAGTCCGGATGCGTACCGGCGGGCCAAAGTCGTCACCACCTTCTGGATCGCCATTGCGATCTGGTCGCCGGTCTTCGCGGTCGTCTATCACTTTTTGGGGTGCACCTCGGGCGGCTTGGCCATCCTGGCGGCGGGCGTCCTCGGATTCGGCGTGCCCCTGGCGTTCAAATGGACCCAGTCCTTCGCCGCCGCGGGCAACTACGCCGCCCTCGTCCTGTTCTTGGTGCTGACTTTTCTGATGTGCGTGACGGGAGGACTGCGGGCGCCGGCCGCCATGTGGCTGACCGTCGTGCCGATGACCTCGGTCTGCATGGCCGGGCCCAGATCCACCCTCATCTGGACCGCCGCCATCCTGGGCCAGCTGGCGACCTTCTACGGCCTCGAAACATGGGGGGTGCGGTTCGATCACCAGATGGCGTCCGGACAGATTCTCCTGCTTCAGCTTTCCTCCCTGGGCGGGCTGGTGCTGGTGCTGCTCTCGCTCTCCTGCCTCTACGAATCGACGCGAAATCGGGCCATTCAACTGGTCATGGAGCGGGAAAAGGCCCTGGGCGAGGCCCTGGACTGCAACCGCGAGGCCACGGCCAAGCTCGAACTCCTCAACCAGTCGCTCCAGCAGGAAATTCACGAACGCAAGCGGGCCGAGCAGGGCCTCCGACGAGAAAAGGTGCTCAGCGATTCCCTGATCGACTCGCTGCCCGGCATCTTCTTCTTGATCGACGAGAAAGGAAAAATGGTCCGGTGGAACGACAACTTCCAGCGGATCGTCGGATGCAGTCTGCAGGAGTTGCAGAATACCCCGGATGATCTGTCGGTGATCGCTGAGGAGGAACGGCAAGCGGTGGCGGCGGAAATTCAGAAGGCCTTTGCGGAAGGGCACGGCCTGCTCGAGGCGTCCCTCCTGGCCAGGGACGGCGGCAAGAGGGCCTTTTTCTTCTCCGGAGTACGGATCGAGATCGACAACCGCCCGTTCATCATCGGCACGGGCGTCGACATCGAGGAACGCAAGCGGGCCGAAGAGGCCCTGCGGCAGGCCAAGGACGCCACAGAGGCGACGAATCGGCAGCTCGAACAGGCGATCGAGCGGGCCAACGAGATGGCCGTTCAGGCGGAGGCCGCCAGCACCGCCAAGAGCCGCTTCCTGGCCAACATGAGCCACGAAATCCGCACGCCCATGAACGGCGTGATCGGCATGAACGAGTTGCTTCTGGGCACGCCGTTGAACGACGAACAGCGGGAATACGCCCAGACCGTGCGGGCCAGCGCCCAGTCCCTCCTCGAGATCATCAACGACATCCTCGACTACTCCAAGATCGAAGCTGAGAAACTCGAGTTGGAGTCGATTGACTTCGATTTGCGCAGTTGCTTTGCCGATCCGCTGCGGGTGCTGGCGGTCAAGGCCCACGAGAAAGGCCTGGAACTGGCCTGCCACGTCGACCACGGCGTGCCGGAGATCCTGGTGGGAGATCCGGGACGCCTGCGCCAGGTGGTCACCAACCTGGTGGGCAACGCGGTCAAGTTCACCGAACAGGGCGAGGTCGTGGTGTCCGTGGCCGCCGACTCCCAGACCGACCAAGAGGTCGGCCTGCACGTGACGGTGCGGGATACCGGAATCGGCATCCCACCCGAGATGCACCAGACGATCTTCCACACGTTCCGGCAGGCCGACGACTCGACCACCCGCAGATATGGCGGGACCGGACTGGGACTGGCTATTTCCTCGCAGCTCGTCGGCTTGATGGGCGGCCGCGTGTGGGTCGAGAGCACTCCCGGCCAGGGCAGCACCTTCCACTTCACGGTCCGGTTCGGACGGTCCACAACCCAGCCCGACACGACGCCCGCCGCGGGCCTCGAGGCCCTGCGGGATCTGCCCGTGCTCGTGGTCGACGACAACGCCACCAACCGCCGAATTCTGCAGGACACCCTCACCCGCTGGGAAAGCAAACCGTCGCTGGTCGACAGCGGCGAGGCCGCTCTGGCGGTCATGCGGGAGGCCCAGCGGAACGGCCGGCCCTTCCCGCTGGTGCTGCTGGACGCCTGCATGCCCGGGATGGACGGTTTCGCGGTCGCCGAGCGGATCCAGCGCGACCCGGCCCTGGCCGGCGCCACCGTCATGATGCTCTCGTCGGCGGGCCAGCCGACGAGCATCGCCAGGTGCCGTGAGCTGGGTATCGCCGTCTATCTCACCAAACCCATCCGGCAGGAGGAATTGATGGCGGCCATCCTCAGCGCCCTGCACACCTCGCCGTCGAAGGAAGCCAAGAACGATCCGCCGGTCGAATCGCCGCGCTCCCGCAGCCCCGCGTGCCGATCCGCGCTGCATGTCCTGCTGGCTGAAGACAACGTGGTCAATCAGAAGGTGGTGGTTCGCCTGCTGGAAAAATGGGGGCATACCGTCACCGTGGCCGCCAACGGCCGCATCGCCGTCGATCTCTGCGATCAGCAGACGTTCGACCTGATCCTGATGGACATGAGCATGCCCGAAATGGACGGCCTGAAGGCCACCGCGATCATCCGCGACAGGGAGAGGCTCACCGGCGCCCATACCCCCATCGTCGCCATGACCGCCCACGCCATGAAGGGCGACCGCGAGCGCTGCCTGGAGGGCGGCATGGACGGCTACGTCTCCAAGCCCATCCAGGTCGATCAACTGATCGAGGCGATCGAAACGCACGCCGGCGTCCTCCAGTAGCCGCCGCTCCAACCGCCGTTTTGCCGAAAACGCCCGCCGCCGGTATAATGGCGCCGCGAGCGGAGATCGGATCATGGCCCTCAAGCCGCGCCACATCCTGCACGTCGACATGGACGCCTTCTACGCGTCGGTCGAACAGCACGACCGCCCGGAACTGCGGGGCAAGCCGGTCCTGGTCGGCGGACGGGCCGAGGCCCGCGGCGTGATCTCCGCCGCCAGCTACGAGGCCCGCCCGTTCGGCTGCCGCAGCGCCATGCCGACCGGAACCGCCCTTCGGCTCTGCCCGCACGCCGTGCTCCTGCCCGTCCGGATGGATCGCTACCTCGACGTCTCCAAGCGGATCTTCGCGATCTTCGCCGAATTCACCCCCACCATCGAACCGCTCTCGGTCGATGAGGCTTTCCTCGACGTCTCCGGCTGCCAGAAGCTCCTCGGTTCGCCCGAACAAATCGCCCGGCGGATCAAGAGCCGCATCCAAGAGGTCACCGGCCTGACCGCCTCCGTCGGCGCAGCCCCCAACAAGTTCCTGGCCAAGCTGGCCAGCGACCTGAAAAAGCCCGACGGCCTGGTCGTGGTCGATCCGCAGCGCGTCGCTGAGTTCCTGAACGACCTGCCGATCGGGCGGCTCTGGGGAGTCGGGAAGATGACGCAGCCGAAGTTCGAGCGGCTGGGCCTGCGAACCTTCGGCGACGTGCGAAGGCTCTCGCAAGAGCAGCTCCAACGGCATTTCGGCAATGCCGGCGAGGATTTCTACCGCCTTGTCCGCGGGATCGACGACCGACCCGTGGTTCCCGACCGCGAAGCCAAGAGCATCAGCAGTGAAACCACCTTCGCCCAGGACATCGAAGACCGCCAACACCTCCGAGCCGTGCTCCTGAGCCAAATCGAGGAGGTGGCCCGACGGCTGCGGCGAGAGAAAATGCTGGCCCGGACGGTGCACCTGAAGATCCGTCTGCCCGATTTTGCGACCCTTACGCGCAGCGCCACGCTGGACACGCCGACCGACCAGACCGACGTCCTCTGGAACACCGCTGCGGAGCTCTTCGAACGCTGGGCAAGCCAGAGTCGCTCAGCCGTTCGGCTGATCGGCGCGGCCGCTTCGTCGCTGAGCGCGGGCGGCGAACAGCTCTCCCTGTTCGACCAGGACACCAGCCGCAAACGCCGCCAGTTGGATCAGGCCGTGGATCAGATCCGGGACAAATTCGGCTCGAAGGCCATCTTTCGAGGTGGTGCGCCGGAGCCGTAGGAGACTCGTCTCCCCTTCCGGACTCCCGCCTCACACCGAAACCCGCCACGCCTTGGCCACCGCCGCCGCGACCTGCCGGTGAACGGCACGATCGAGCATGTCCGGAAGCAACTGCTCACTCGGGGCAAGCCCGGCCAGCACGTGCGCCGCCGCCAGTTGCATCTCCGCTGTGATGTCGCCCGCCCGCGCATCCAGCGCGCCGCGGAAGAGACCCGGATACGCCAGCGCGTTGTTGATCGTCCGGCCGTCGGCCGCCACCGCCGCGCCGGCGCCGCGGGCGTCCTGAACGGCGATCTCGCCCACCGGGTTGCTCAGCGGAAAGACCAGAGGATCCTTGGCCATCGAACGAACCATCTCAGCGGTAACCATGTTCGGCCGGGCCACGCCGATGAAGATGTCCTTGCCGCGGAATCCCTCAGCCAGCGTGCCCTTCTCGCCCCGCTTGTTCGTGAGCCGGGCAAGCTCATGCTTGTAAGGGTTCATGCCCTTAGTCCGGTCGGCATGGATTGCGCCGGCTGAGTCGTAGACCACAATATCGCCGATCCCGTACGTCAGAAGAATCTTGGCGATGGCATAGCCCGCCGCGCCAGCGCCCAGGATCAGGGCCGAACACCGCTCGGGATTCCTGCCGGTCATCTTGAGGGCGTTGATCAACGCCGCCAGAAGCACCGTCGCCGTCCCGTGCTGGTCGTCGTGGAAGACGGGAATGTCCAGCGCGTCCCGGAGTCTCTGCTCGATCTCGAAACACGCGGGCGCGGCGATGTCCTCCAACTGGATCGCTCCGAAGCTGCCGGCGATCCGCTTGACCGTCTCGACGACCGCGTCGCTGTCGTGGGATTCGACGAGGATGGGAAACGCGCTGACGTGGGCGAATTCGGCGAAGATGGCCGCCTTGCCCTCCATCACCGGCAGCGACGCGAGCACCCCGATATCGCCCAGTCCCAGCACCGCCGTCCCGTTGGTCACGATCGCCACCCGGTCGCACAGCCCGGTCAGATGCCACCCCGCCGAAGGTTCGGCTTCGATCTTCTGACACACCCACGCCACACCCGGTGTATAGACCATCCGAAGGTCGTTCAATGCATTGATCGGCACGCGGCTCCTGACCTCGATCGCCCCGCGCCGGTGGATCTCCAGCACGTTGTCGGTCACCGCGGCGACCTCGACGCCCGCCAGTTGACCGAGGCGATCCAGAATGCTCTCGAGGTGCCGTTGGTCCGCGCAGTAGACCGTCACGTCGCGCACCTTGTGCAGCGCATCGACGCCGACGATGCTGATATCCCCCACGTGCGCCCCGCACTCGCCCAACGCCGTCGTCAGCACGCCAAGCATGCCCGGCCGGTCCTCCAGCCTGCACCGCAACGTGAAAACCAGGGGCGCGTGATACCGCTCCTGCCAGGTTGTATCCTTCAGATCCATGCGATTTCCTTTCTCCTCTCGATCAGTCACCGTAAGATTCTGAATTATACGAATCGCGCCACCCGCAAGCCTTCTCTTTTCCCTGACCGACGGCGATTCGGGCTTGCGTGAAGCGCCGGACCTGACCGCCTCGCCAGGCCGGACCGACCCGGACCGATCCCAAGCCGATCCGGTTCCCCCTTGACAGGCTTGCCCCTTCCTGATACCATCAAGCTAACCTGAAGCGCTTCAGGAGGCCCTTAGGGACCAGAAACAGGAGACGCCATGGTCGTGACGCTGGCGGATATTGCCAGGCGGGCGGGAGTGGCCCAATCCACCGCCTCAGCCGTCGTTAACGGCAAGGCGGCCAAACTGCAGATCGCCAAGACCACCCGGGAACGCGTCTTGCGGGCCTGCCGCGAACTGAACTACCGGCCGTCCTCCTCCGCCCGGGCGCTGGCGACGGGCAAGACCTTCTCGATCGGACTGGTCTGCGGCGGGTTGCACCTGCCGTACTTCGCCGAACTGGCCAGCCGGACCATGGCCGAAGCCGAAGCCCGAGGCTATCGGCTGCTGATCTCGACCACCCAGTGGAGCCACGAGAAGGAACTCCAGGGGCTGGACATGCTCCTTGGGCGGCAGGTGGACGGCGTGCTGCTGGCGGTGGCGGCCCTGACCCCGGACACCGCTGAGTACCAGTACGTCACCCAGCACCGCTTTCCGGTCGTCTCCTTCTACAGATCGCCGGGCCTCCCAACCGTCATGCACGACCTTCGGCCGGGCGTCACTGAGGCGGTCGACTACCTGCACAAGCTGGGCCATCGGCGGGCGGGCATCATCGCTGA
This genomic window contains:
- a CDS encoding class I SAM-dependent methyltransferase is translated as METEYPLEILWRHLQDVPYFRAILRSVEACFVRRLALPEPMLDVGSGDGHFASVAFDRPVAVGLDPSPVMVREARRRLVYRLAVCADAVAMPFADRSFASVISNSVLEHIADVEGALREIARVIQPKGRFVFCVPNHRFARLLLGSRVLSSLRMRTASQWYGRFFNRISRHVHCDSPSVWRERLERVGFEVERQWDYFSARALATMEIGHAVCLPCLVTRKLTGRWILVRNRVNLLPAYWMVRRHFGEPLPDEGAYSFYVTRRT
- a CDS encoding glycosyltransferase family 4 protein, with translation MRILTALTYYRPHVSGVTVYAQRLAEALAAGGHAVTVLTSQWDSTLPRDAMENGVRVRRVPVVARVSKGVIMPTIGMWATRMVLAHDVVHLHLPQFDAAGIALRAWLSGRPSVLTFHCDLQLPPGWFNRAAGRVVRAANFVAGRCADRIVTYTDDYRRHSGFLSRWNSKTVLIDPPVALPTVTDQEAARFRMEHGLDSSRGPVLAMAARLASEKGVEVLLAALPRILAKYPRAIVLFAGQHRNVLGEQAYADRLMPRIRELEAAGHWRFLGVLDPCRMAAFYRHVDVLVVPSLNSTESFGLVQIEAMMHGVPVAVSDLPGVRTPVASTGMGRVVPTGDGDALAAAVLELLALPRPLCPPSGVFGRYDPQAVAARYETLFEHLLQERR
- a CDS encoding response regulator; protein product: METVYGRLRTKLNQVVDSYIPEKIRVTSPDAYRRAKVVTTFWIAIAIWSPVFAVVYHFLGCTSGGLAILAAGVLGFGVPLAFKWTQSFAAAGNYAALVLFLVLTFLMCVTGGLRAPAAMWLTVVPMTSVCMAGPRSTLIWTAAILGQLATFYGLETWGVRFDHQMASGQILLLQLSSLGGLVLVLLSLSCLYESTRNRAIQLVMEREKALGEALDCNREATAKLELLNQSLQQEIHERKRAEQGLRREKVLSDSLIDSLPGIFFLIDEKGKMVRWNDNFQRIVGCSLQELQNTPDDLSVIAEEERQAVAAEIQKAFAEGHGLLEASLLARDGGKRAFFFSGVRIEIDNRPFIIGTGVDIEERKRAEEALRQAKDATEATNRQLEQAIERANEMAVQAEAASTAKSRFLANMSHEIRTPMNGVIGMNELLLGTPLNDEQREYAQTVRASAQSLLEIINDILDYSKIEAEKLELESIDFDLRSCFADPLRVLAVKAHEKGLELACHVDHGVPEILVGDPGRLRQVVTNLVGNAVKFTEQGEVVVSVAADSQTDQEVGLHVTVRDTGIGIPPEMHQTIFHTFRQADDSTTRRYGGTGLGLAISSQLVGLMGGRVWVESTPGQGSTFHFTVRFGRSTTQPDTTPAAGLEALRDLPVLVVDDNATNRRILQDTLTRWESKPSLVDSGEAALAVMREAQRNGRPFPLVLLDACMPGMDGFAVAERIQRDPALAGATVMMLSSAGQPTSIARCRELGIAVYLTKPIRQEELMAAILSALHTSPSKEAKNDPPVESPRSRSPACRSALHVLLAEDNVVNQKVVVRLLEKWGHTVTVAANGRIAVDLCDQQTFDLILMDMSMPEMDGLKATAIIRDRERLTGAHTPIVAMTAHAMKGDRERCLEGGMDGYVSKPIQVDQLIEAIETHAGVLQ
- the dinB gene encoding DNA polymerase IV; the encoded protein is MALKPRHILHVDMDAFYASVEQHDRPELRGKPVLVGGRAEARGVISAASYEARPFGCRSAMPTGTALRLCPHAVLLPVRMDRYLDVSKRIFAIFAEFTPTIEPLSVDEAFLDVSGCQKLLGSPEQIARRIKSRIQEVTGLTASVGAAPNKFLAKLASDLKKPDGLVVVDPQRVAEFLNDLPIGRLWGVGKMTQPKFERLGLRTFGDVRRLSQEQLQRHFGNAGEDFYRLVRGIDDRPVVPDREAKSISSETTFAQDIEDRQHLRAVLLSQIEEVARRLRREKMLARTVHLKIRLPDFATLTRSATLDTPTDQTDVLWNTAAELFERWASQSRSAVRLIGAAASSLSAGGEQLSLFDQDTSRKRRQLDQAVDQIRDKFGSKAIFRGGAPEP
- a CDS encoding NAD-dependent malic enzyme — protein: MDLKDTTWQERYHAPLVFTLRCRLEDRPGMLGVLTTALGECGAHVGDISIVGVDALHKVRDVTVYCADQRHLESILDRLGQLAGVEVAAVTDNVLEIHRRGAIEVRSRVPINALNDLRMVYTPGVAWVCQKIEAEPSAGWHLTGLCDRVAIVTNGTAVLGLGDIGVLASLPVMEGKAAIFAEFAHVSAFPILVESHDSDAVVETVKRIAGSFGAIQLEDIAAPACFEIEQRLRDALDIPVFHDDQHGTATVLLAALINALKMTGRNPERCSALILGAGAAGYAIAKILLTYGIGDIVVYDSAGAIHADRTKGMNPYKHELARLTNKRGEKGTLAEGFRGKDIFIGVARPNMVTAEMVRSMAKDPLVFPLSNPVGEIAVQDARGAGAAVAADGRTINNALAYPGLFRGALDARAGDITAEMQLAAAHVLAGLAPSEQLLPDMLDRAVHRQVAAAVAKAWRVSV
- a CDS encoding LacI family transcriptional regulator codes for the protein MVVTLADIARRAGVAQSTASAVVNGKAAKLQIAKTTRERVLRACRELNYRPSSSARALATGKTFSIGLVCGGLHLPYFAELASRTMAEAEARGYRLLISTTQWSHEKELQGLDMLLGRQVDGVLLAVAALTPDTAEYQYVTQHRFPVVSFYRSPGLPTVMHDLRPGVTEAVDYLHKLGHRRAGIIAEDANPLKVAPFVERCEQLGLAASVRRATKEIADARAMARELAAEPDFPPVWLVGSDYLAAGVIRGFRDAGLDVPRDVGVIGCDDTPMAAYMHPPLTSVRQDTGPLAARAIDLLMELMDGREPQATPIALPTRLIIRESVLPAKKEC